A genome region from Dehalobacter sp. 12DCB1 includes the following:
- a CDS encoding bifunctional 5,10-methylenetetrahydrofolate dehydrogenase/5,10-methenyltetrahydrofolate cyclohydrolase, whose product MSQILNAKPVVQAMKENLQQEVASLKAEGINPTLGIIRVGSRPDDVYYENSIIKNCENLGIATKTYPLDLNISMEEFTRVLTGVNNDSTVHGIMLFRPLPKQLDEEVIKHLVSADKDIDCMNPLNLAKVFEGDMSGLLPCTPAACMETLSHYGYNLSGANVVVMGRSLVVGKPLAMMLLKENATVTMCHSKTKDMAGIAKKADIIIAAMGRAKMIDDKYVSENTIVIDVGINDAGDGKMCGDVDYDAVVDKVSAITPVPGGVGSITTAILMKNCLRAARKNTDKPC is encoded by the coding sequence ATGAGTCAGATCCTTAACGCCAAACCGGTCGTCCAGGCCATGAAAGAAAACCTCCAGCAGGAAGTTGCGTCTTTAAAAGCTGAAGGCATCAACCCTACTCTTGGTATTATCCGCGTTGGCAGCCGTCCGGACGACGTTTACTATGAAAACAGCATTATTAAAAACTGTGAAAACCTTGGCATTGCGACCAAGACCTATCCTTTAGACTTAAATATCAGCATGGAAGAATTCACAAGAGTCTTGACTGGAGTCAACAATGACAGTACTGTTCATGGCATCATGCTGTTCCGTCCACTTCCAAAACAGCTGGACGAAGAAGTCATCAAGCACCTGGTCTCGGCAGATAAAGACATTGACTGCATGAATCCGCTGAACCTGGCCAAAGTATTTGAAGGCGATATGAGTGGACTCCTGCCCTGCACGCCCGCAGCATGTATGGAAACCTTGAGCCATTACGGCTATAATCTTAGCGGCGCGAATGTCGTTGTCATGGGAAGAAGCCTCGTTGTGGGTAAACCGCTGGCCATGATGCTCTTAAAAGAAAATGCGACCGTAACGATGTGTCATTCCAAGACCAAAGACATGGCCGGAATTGCGAAGAAAGCAGACATCATCATCGCTGCGATGGGCAGAGCTAAAATGATCGATGACAAATACGTATCCGAAAACACTATCGTCATCGACGTTGGCATCAACGATGCCGGAGACGGCAAGATGTGCGGGGATGTCGATTATGATGCAGTCGTGGACAAAGTCAGTGCGATCACCCCTGTACCGGGCGGCGTAGGTTCGATTACCACCGCAATTTTGATGAAAAACTGTCTGCGGGCAGCCAGAAAAAATACTGATAAACCATGCTGA
- a CDS encoding GntR family transcriptional regulator — protein MELPIYQHIIEEIKKKIKEGVLKPGDAIPSENSLCETYGVSRMTVRKGLAILVNEGYITSIPGKGSFVNEPDSKKYILYYNEMANLISTIDTTKLIEVKIILPTPKLIDSLNIPRNKKIIMVKRIHYSNGEAVAYDEKYLIYYKGMPIVEKEIKYRTFPEIVSRYTSLFAIKKELTISAQTPDEQISKYLSLYNALPLLVVEQRLFNSQDKPIGMGITYYRGDSCKLFASSPFTDID, from the coding sequence ATGGAATTACCAATCTATCAACATATCATTGAAGAGATAAAGAAAAAAATTAAAGAGGGCGTTTTGAAGCCAGGAGATGCGATTCCTTCAGAAAATTCATTGTGCGAGACCTATGGCGTGAGCCGGATGACGGTCCGCAAGGGTCTGGCAATCTTAGTGAATGAAGGATATATTACCTCTATCCCTGGCAAGGGAAGCTTTGTGAACGAGCCGGATTCCAAAAAATACATTCTATATTACAACGAGATGGCGAATCTGATTAGCACCATCGATACGACCAAGCTGATTGAGGTTAAAATTATCCTGCCGACACCAAAACTCATTGACAGTCTGAATATACCCCGAAATAAAAAAATAATTATGGTCAAACGGATTCATTACAGCAATGGAGAAGCAGTTGCGTATGATGAAAAATACCTGATTTACTACAAGGGAATGCCTATCGTTGAAAAAGAAATCAAATACAGAACTTTCCCGGAAATTGTTTCTCGATATACTTCTCTATTTGCGATTAAGAAAGAATTAACAATTTCTGCTCAAACCCCTGATGAACAAATATCAAAATACTTATCCCTGTACAATGCTCTCCCACTTCTGGTTGTTGAGCAAAGATTATTTAATTCACAGGATAAGCCAATCGGGATGGGAATTACTTATTATCGAGGAGACAGCTGCAAGCTATTTGCATCCTCGCCATTTACCGACATTGATTAA
- a CDS encoding amidohydrolase family protein, whose protein sequence is MIKSILVDAHVHLALDGIDFQEARLQHKNNPNSIIITNVLRKYKKMGICALRDGGDNLNVSLLARELALEEGMILRTPGFAIYKQGCYGSFLGKPVADMADFKSVFKKLLASKPDHLKILLTGLVDFDQFGKVDGSHFSFDEMYYMIQTAKDQGLPIMVHTNSAEAVGIAVKAGANTIEHGYFLTENELQLMLEHDTIWIPTLAPLGNLIATRGSRFTNQLPNIARIYDTQKALVKKAFELGVKIAVGSDAGSYGVSHDKGFYDEVGHMVMTGISKHAVLELATVNGISALNLNNKELDYIS, encoded by the coding sequence ATGATTAAAAGCATATTAGTTGACGCCCATGTTCATTTGGCTTTGGATGGAATAGATTTTCAAGAGGCACGTCTGCAGCACAAAAATAACCCCAATTCAATTATAATCACCAATGTTCTTAGAAAATATAAAAAAATGGGCATTTGCGCACTGCGTGACGGAGGAGATAACTTAAATGTATCTCTTTTGGCCAGGGAACTGGCCCTTGAAGAAGGAATGATTCTCCGGACCCCTGGTTTTGCGATCTACAAGCAAGGATGCTACGGCAGCTTTTTGGGCAAACCGGTTGCCGATATGGCTGATTTCAAGAGTGTTTTTAAAAAGCTGCTTGCTTCAAAGCCTGATCATCTTAAGATACTACTGACTGGCCTTGTAGATTTTGATCAATTCGGGAAAGTTGACGGCTCACATTTCAGTTTTGATGAAATGTACTACATGATACAGACAGCAAAGGACCAAGGCCTTCCCATAATGGTCCACACTAACTCGGCAGAAGCAGTTGGTATCGCTGTGAAAGCAGGTGCAAATACAATTGAACATGGTTATTTTCTTACAGAAAATGAATTGCAACTGATGCTGGAACATGATACCATCTGGATTCCTACGTTAGCACCTTTGGGAAACCTGATTGCTACGAGAGGCAGCCGCTTTACAAACCAATTACCGAATATTGCCCGGATCTATGATACGCAGAAAGCTCTGGTCAAAAAAGCCTTTGAATTAGGCGTAAAGATCGCCGTTGGCAGCGATGCGGGTTCATACGGGGTATCCCACGATAAAGGTTTCTATGATGAAGTCGGTCACATGGTTATGACAGGAATAAGCAAACATGCCGTTTTGGAACTGGCCACTGTAAACGGAATCAGTGCTTTAAACCTTAATAATAAAGAATTGGATTATATTTCTTGA
- a CDS encoding formate/nitrite transporter family protein, translating to MEKMFKTPSEITEGFVEYGKNKTNSSILKLLLLAILAGAFIAFAAEGSNTAIHTITSVGLGKALAGALFATGLMMVVITGAELFTGNTLIVVSCMEKESRWLKMLRNWTIVYIGNFIGSMLVVLFILYSGQFDFSSGLLGGFTIKVAAYKTGLTFPKAFFMGILCNWLVCMAVWMANAAKDITGKLLAIFFPIWLFITSGFEHCVANMYYIPAGILAKANPTWVAQAATLGVTPEKLAHLNWETFVVNNLIPVTLGNIVGGSIFVGLIYWLSFMYKKKSTTVLDVDHLVQKKFDSAYVKSK from the coding sequence ATGGAAAAAATGTTTAAAACTCCTTCAGAGATTACTGAGGGATTTGTAGAATATGGAAAGAATAAAACGAATTCTTCTATATTGAAATTGCTGCTGTTGGCAATACTAGCGGGAGCCTTTATTGCCTTCGCGGCGGAAGGCTCTAATACTGCCATTCACACCATCACTTCTGTTGGCTTAGGCAAAGCACTTGCTGGTGCCTTATTTGCCACAGGACTGATGATGGTGGTTATCACCGGAGCTGAATTATTCACCGGAAACACCCTGATTGTGGTATCTTGTATGGAAAAGGAATCAAGATGGCTAAAAATGCTGCGGAATTGGACGATTGTCTATATCGGGAACTTTATTGGTTCCATGCTTGTCGTCTTGTTTATCCTTTACTCCGGCCAGTTTGACTTTTCCTCAGGTCTACTCGGAGGGTTTACAATCAAAGTTGCCGCATATAAGACGGGCCTGACTTTCCCGAAAGCTTTCTTCATGGGAATCTTGTGTAACTGGCTGGTTTGTATGGCTGTTTGGATGGCGAATGCCGCCAAGGATATTACCGGTAAACTTCTTGCTATCTTTTTTCCGATCTGGCTGTTTATTACTTCTGGTTTTGAACACTGTGTTGCCAATATGTATTACATTCCTGCCGGCATTCTTGCCAAAGCCAACCCGACCTGGGTGGCCCAGGCTGCAACGCTCGGTGTAACACCTGAAAAACTTGCTCACCTTAACTGGGAAACGTTTGTCGTGAATAACCTTATTCCTGTTACCCTCGGAAATATCGTTGGCGGAAGCATATTTGTCGGACTTATTTACTGGCTGAGCTTCATGTACAAAAAGAAGTCCACTACTGTTTTGGATGTAGACCATCTTGTTCAGAAAAAATTTGATAGTGCTTACGTAAAATCTAAATAA
- a CDS encoding formate--tetrahydrofolate ligase, giving the protein MAFKSDIEIAQESTMLPVLDVAKELGIPEDYLESYGKYKAKVDYNLLNQKADTPNGKLILVTAINPTPAGEGKTTTSVGLGDALHYLGKKTVIALREPSLGPVFGVKGGAAGGGYAQVVPMEDINLHFTGDFHAIGAANNLIAAMLDNHIQQGNALDIDVRRITWKRCMDMNDRQLRSIVNGLGGKANGTPREDGFDITVASEIMAIMCLSSDIDDFKARVERIIVAYNRSGEPVTAGQLKCQGAVGALMKDALKPNLVQTLEHTPAFIHGGPFANIAHGCNSVMATKMALKLGDYVVTEAGFGADLGAEKFIDIKCRLSGLRPEAVVIVATVRALKSHGGVAKADLNKENLEALKKGLPNLLKHVENVTINFGLPAVVAINKFPTDSEAELAMIEDECKKLGVNVALSEVWEKGGPGGAKLAEEVLRIIDSPKNFNFTYDLNMGLKDKITAIATKIYGADGVEFIGTSSADIDNIEKIGYRDVPVCMAKTQYSLSDDQKKLGRPSGFRISIRGVKISAGAGFAVALTGDIMTMPGLPKVPSAENIDVDSTGKISGLF; this is encoded by the coding sequence ATGGCTTTCAAAAGTGATATTGAAATCGCCCAGGAATCAACCATGCTGCCTGTATTAGATGTAGCAAAAGAACTCGGAATCCCCGAGGATTATCTGGAATCCTATGGCAAATACAAAGCCAAGGTCGACTACAACTTATTAAATCAAAAAGCGGACACACCGAATGGCAAACTGATTCTTGTTACTGCCATCAACCCGACTCCTGCCGGAGAAGGTAAAACTACGACATCCGTCGGCTTAGGAGATGCTCTCCATTATCTCGGCAAAAAAACTGTCATTGCACTACGCGAACCATCCTTAGGCCCTGTATTCGGTGTCAAAGGTGGCGCCGCTGGCGGCGGTTATGCTCAGGTCGTACCAATGGAAGATATCAACCTTCACTTCACAGGTGATTTTCATGCCATCGGTGCTGCCAACAACCTGATTGCAGCGATGCTCGACAACCATATCCAACAAGGCAACGCGCTGGATATCGATGTCCGTAGAATTACTTGGAAAAGATGCATGGACATGAATGACCGCCAGCTCCGCTCCATTGTCAACGGACTTGGCGGCAAAGCCAATGGCACTCCGAGAGAAGACGGCTTTGACATTACGGTTGCTTCTGAAATCATGGCGATCATGTGCCTATCCAGCGATATTGACGACTTCAAAGCAAGAGTTGAGAGAATCATTGTCGCCTACAACAGAAGCGGTGAACCCGTAACTGCCGGTCAACTGAAGTGTCAAGGTGCTGTTGGTGCCCTGATGAAAGATGCTTTAAAACCGAACCTTGTACAAACTCTTGAACATACGCCAGCTTTCATTCACGGCGGACCGTTTGCGAACATTGCTCACGGCTGCAACAGTGTTATGGCGACCAAGATGGCTTTAAAACTTGGCGACTATGTTGTAACCGAAGCTGGATTCGGTGCTGACCTCGGCGCTGAGAAATTTATTGATATTAAATGTCGTTTAAGTGGCCTGCGTCCGGAAGCCGTTGTTATTGTTGCAACCGTTCGCGCGCTCAAATCCCATGGCGGCGTAGCCAAAGCTGATCTCAACAAAGAAAACCTGGAGGCTCTTAAAAAAGGCTTGCCGAACCTCTTAAAACACGTCGAAAACGTCACCATCAACTTTGGTCTGCCTGCCGTTGTTGCAATCAACAAGTTCCCGACCGACAGCGAAGCTGAACTGGCAATGATTGAAGACGAGTGCAAGAAACTTGGTGTTAATGTAGCCCTTTCCGAAGTTTGGGAAAAAGGCGGCCCTGGTGGTGCGAAACTGGCTGAAGAAGTTCTGCGCATCATAGACAGCCCGAAAAACTTCAACTTTACCTATGACCTTAACATGGGACTCAAAGACAAAATCACCGCGATTGCCACCAAAATCTATGGTGCTGACGGCGTTGAGTTTATCGGGACCAGCTCTGCCGATATCGATAACATCGAAAAAATCGGCTATCGTGATGTTCCGGTCTGCATGGCCAAAACCCAGTACTCCCTATCGGATGACCAAAAGAAACTGGGACGTCCCTCAGGTTTCAGAATTTCCATCCGTGGCGTTAAAATTTCTGCTGGAGCAGGCTTTGCCGTAGCTCTGACCGGAGACATCATGACCATGCCCGGACTGCCGAAAGTACCGTCTGCTGAAAACATTGACGTTGACAGCACCGGCAAGATTTCCGGTTTATTCTAA
- a CDS encoding cyclodeaminase/cyclohydrolase family protein produces MLNKSCIDFVTALSSKEPIPGGGGASAYVGSIGMALGVMVGSLTVGKKKYADVEADVLVLMEKGQKIIEKLQALVKEDADAFYPLSQAYGLPKNNEEEIRIKEETLQTALVKATLVPLDIARCCADGINLQEEFAQKGTRIAISDVGVGVTFLKAALEGAKLNVLINTQIMKDQDLKQKIETELNELVTTYTAKADRIFAEVQNAITGGK; encoded by the coding sequence ATGTTGAATAAGAGCTGTATAGATTTTGTAACTGCTTTGTCCTCTAAAGAGCCTATTCCCGGAGGCGGTGGTGCTTCTGCTTATGTTGGCTCCATCGGCATGGCGTTAGGTGTCATGGTAGGAAGCCTGACCGTTGGCAAAAAGAAATATGCCGATGTCGAAGCCGATGTACTGGTACTCATGGAAAAAGGCCAAAAAATTATTGAAAAATTGCAGGCTCTGGTCAAGGAAGATGCAGATGCCTTCTACCCGCTGTCCCAGGCTTATGGACTTCCCAAGAATAACGAAGAAGAAATCAGAATTAAAGAAGAAACGCTCCAGACCGCTTTGGTTAAAGCGACGCTCGTACCGCTTGATATTGCCAGATGCTGTGCTGACGGCATCAACCTACAGGAAGAATTCGCTCAAAAAGGCACCCGCATTGCAATCAGCGACGTTGGAGTCGGCGTAACTTTTCTGAAAGCAGCGCTCGAAGGTGCAAAACTGAACGTTCTGATAAACACCCAGATCATGAAAGACCAGGATCTGAAACAGAAGATCGAAACCGAATTGAATGAACTGGTTACCACCTATACAGCTAAAGCGGACCGTATTTTTGCTGAAGTCCAGAACGCCATTACAGGAGGTAAATAA
- a CDS encoding methyltetrahydrofolate cobalamin methyltransferase, with product MIIIGEKINGTIPIVKKAIEERDADFIRQRAIDQTNDGAHYLDVSASTSPDVEVETLKWLMDIVQDAVDTPICIDSPNPRAIEAVFKYAKRPGLINSVSMEGDKCDVIFPLIKGTTWEVIALTCDNDGIPKDVNTRVGIAKQMVEEAAKYDITPDRMHVDPLVIALSTDNNSMYSFNESMTRIKEMYPTIKITSGLSNISFGMPLRKVVNQNFLALATFFGMDSAIMDPCSRDMIATLLATEALMGKDKNCRKFSTAFRQGKIGPVK from the coding sequence ATGATTATTATTGGTGAAAAAATTAATGGTACGATTCCTATCGTGAAAAAAGCGATTGAAGAAAGAGATGCTGACTTTATCCGCCAACGTGCGATTGACCAGACCAATGACGGCGCCCACTACCTAGATGTCAGTGCCAGCACATCACCTGATGTTGAAGTTGAAACACTGAAATGGTTAATGGATATTGTTCAGGATGCCGTTGACACTCCGATCTGTATTGATAGCCCAAATCCGCGTGCAATTGAAGCCGTTTTTAAATATGCCAAGAGACCAGGACTTATCAATTCCGTTTCCATGGAAGGCGACAAATGTGATGTTATTTTCCCGTTGATCAAGGGAACGACCTGGGAAGTCATTGCGCTGACCTGTGATAACGACGGAATTCCCAAAGACGTTAACACCAGAGTCGGAATTGCCAAGCAAATGGTTGAGGAAGCTGCTAAATATGATATTACTCCTGACAGGATGCATGTCGACCCATTAGTTATTGCTTTGTCTACTGATAACAATTCTATGTACTCCTTTAATGAAAGCATGACAAGAATCAAAGAAATGTACCCAACAATTAAAATCACTTCCGGTTTGAGCAACATCTCCTTCGGAATGCCTTTAAGAAAAGTTGTCAATCAGAACTTTCTGGCTCTAGCTACTTTCTTTGGTATGGATTCTGCAATTATGGATCCCTGCAGCAGAGATATGATTGCGACCCTGCTCGCGACCGAAGCATTAATGGGTAAAGACAAGAACTGCAGAAAGTTCAGCACCGCTTTCAGACAAGGCAAAATTGGTCCTGTGAAATAA
- a CDS encoding ASKHA domain-containing protein: MMKKVLFPNQNKEILCQENDTVAVACSGLGYPLDLVCGGKGTCKKCTIEIERDGIRQEVLACQEPVSDGLIVYLKYEDYKHEASILTDRIETELNIDPPVKKIFIDKKFLKTPFYYGDWEHIQATVPFRINTPALCLLQKLSLLMQKQEMTGITLVLRDEQLLDIEQGDTSASNYGFAVDLGSTSVVAYLYDLNSGKKVGVYSALNGQITEGADVISRIMVAINNPEGLKILQRKVVETINTLILEAIQQNRISAENIYTMVICGNSAMQHLFLGLHPGSLGRTPYTNTILNEVLTAARELNLNIHPNAVIDFLPLIGGFVGADTLAVLLALPEGERQGNRLIIDLGTNGEILLGNEKKWLATSTAAGPALEGATIRFGMRGTNGAIERVKLSEGKIKLKVIGGEQPKGICGSGIVDAVAEMLKAELISKEGRLLPPDKYLKVCRPENQRFADYLAKIDGVSVFYLMDEGHDDNDRIYISQKDIRAVQLAKSAIYTGCMLLMKEYGLKGEDLEEILIAGAFGNYIDASSARILGLFPNFPNAPIRSIGNAAGAGASNFLLSRNIRINTLILLAKVTHFDLAANPAFQQEYLQNTGF, encoded by the coding sequence ATGATGAAAAAAGTTCTATTTCCAAACCAGAATAAAGAAATCTTATGCCAGGAGAATGATACGGTTGCTGTTGCCTGTTCAGGTCTTGGATATCCGCTTGATCTTGTATGCGGAGGAAAAGGTACATGTAAAAAATGCACAATTGAAATAGAAAGGGACGGCATACGGCAGGAAGTATTGGCGTGTCAGGAACCAGTAAGCGACGGCTTGATCGTTTATCTTAAATATGAAGACTATAAACATGAAGCCTCAATTTTAACGGATCGTATTGAAACAGAGCTAAATATTGATCCGCCAGTTAAAAAGATCTTTATCGATAAGAAGTTTTTAAAAACACCGTTCTATTACGGGGACTGGGAACATATTCAAGCCACGGTTCCATTTCGGATTAATACGCCAGCCTTATGCCTTCTGCAAAAATTATCACTGCTGATGCAGAAGCAGGAAATGACAGGCATTACTTTGGTCTTAAGAGACGAACAGCTGCTTGATATTGAGCAGGGCGACACCTCAGCCAGCAATTATGGATTTGCCGTTGACCTTGGGAGTACCTCTGTTGTGGCTTACTTATATGACCTTAATAGCGGCAAAAAAGTAGGGGTATATTCTGCCTTAAACGGTCAGATTACGGAAGGTGCGGATGTTATATCCCGCATTATGGTGGCGATAAATAATCCTGAAGGGCTAAAAATTCTTCAGCGTAAAGTGGTAGAGACCATTAACACCCTGATTCTGGAAGCGATACAGCAAAACCGGATCAGCGCCGAAAATATCTATACAATGGTGATTTGCGGCAACAGTGCCATGCAGCACCTCTTTTTAGGCTTACATCCTGGATCTCTTGGCAGGACGCCTTACACCAATACGATTTTAAATGAAGTGTTAACAGCGGCACGGGAGTTGAACCTTAACATTCATCCCAATGCTGTTATTGATTTTTTACCTTTGATCGGGGGCTTTGTCGGAGCGGATACTTTGGCTGTCCTGCTAGCTTTGCCTGAAGGGGAACGTCAGGGGAACAGGTTGATTATTGACCTTGGAACAAACGGTGAAATTTTATTGGGGAACGAGAAGAAGTGGCTAGCCACTTCAACTGCTGCTGGACCAGCCCTCGAAGGAGCAACGATCCGCTTTGGAATGCGTGGAACAAACGGAGCCATCGAACGGGTAAAACTGTCGGAAGGTAAAATTAAATTAAAAGTAATTGGCGGAGAACAGCCCAAAGGGATTTGTGGCTCCGGTATCGTTGATGCGGTTGCTGAAATGTTGAAAGCCGAGCTGATCAGTAAAGAAGGCAGACTGCTGCCTCCCGACAAATATTTAAAAGTTTGCCGGCCGGAAAATCAAAGATTTGCTGATTATCTGGCAAAAATTGACGGTGTCAGCGTCTTCTACCTGATGGATGAGGGGCACGATGATAACGACCGAATTTACATCAGCCAAAAGGATATTCGTGCTGTACAGCTAGCCAAAAGCGCCATTTATACAGGATGTATGCTATTAATGAAAGAATATGGGCTGAAAGGAGAAGATCTCGAGGAAATTCTGATTGCGGGGGCCTTCGGCAACTATATTGACGCTTCAAGTGCTCGGATACTCGGTTTGTTCCCCAATTTTCCGAATGCACCCATCCGGTCCATCGGCAATGCGGCAGGAGCCGGAGCATCGAATTTCCTACTGTCCAGAAATATACGGATAAATACTTTGATATTATTAGCAAAGGTAACCCATTTTGACCTTGCGGCAAATCCTGCTTTTCAACAGGAATATCTGCAGAATACAGGTTTCTGA
- a CDS encoding methylenetetrahydrofolate reductase C-terminal domain-containing protein, giving the protein MENTFRKAIQDNNEFIVTWELVPGRGSKEVSQEKALQLAEQAAKGKKVHAVSLTDNPGGSVGINPEGIGREIKSLGIDAIIHVACKDKNRTQLESQLFSLERSGLHNLLVLTGDYDPGNFFGRPKPVFDLDSTQLLAFITKMNGGLELPTVRGIHKLQPTHLFAGAAVSPFKATEAEQMLQYTKLKKKIENGAKFIIPQVGYDVRKYHELYQFVKHNNLPGCLMGNIYLLTYGAAKAMSMNKVPGCIVTDKLVAELEQEKQSSDKGVAAMLDRAAKLFAILKGMGYKGVHLGGHNTTYEQVEYIIDRGNELTANWQDYIREFDYPQKNGFYVYAKDEKTGLNTDQKSNDYNNYEKSFDLNYKMSRVVHKMMFEPNKGMFGFMRGFCHAIKDSALEKPFHGIEHLAKSCMYNCQDCGDCALIDVAYVCPMGNCPKNQRNGPCEGSYNGWCEVYPDKQKCIWVKAYYRLKDYSEEEKLNSYHVSPYNWEKQHTSGWINFFEGQDHSAERLGIRPRTKSKEKE; this is encoded by the coding sequence ATGGAGAACACTTTTCGTAAAGCAATACAGGACAACAATGAGTTTATTGTAACATGGGAACTCGTACCCGGCCGCGGCTCTAAAGAAGTTTCTCAGGAAAAAGCGCTTCAATTGGCGGAACAAGCTGCTAAAGGGAAAAAGGTCCATGCTGTTAGTCTGACTGACAACCCGGGTGGAAGTGTCGGCATTAATCCTGAGGGCATTGGCAGGGAAATCAAAAGTTTAGGCATCGATGCAATTATTCACGTTGCCTGCAAGGACAAAAACCGCACGCAACTGGAAAGCCAGCTTTTTTCCCTGGAACGTTCGGGGCTCCATAACTTACTGGTACTGACTGGCGACTATGATCCAGGTAATTTCTTCGGACGGCCCAAACCGGTTTTTGACCTTGATTCCACTCAGCTCTTGGCCTTTATCACCAAGATGAATGGCGGGTTGGAACTTCCCACAGTTAGAGGTATCCATAAACTTCAGCCAACCCATCTGTTTGCGGGTGCTGCTGTTTCACCTTTTAAAGCCACCGAAGCCGAGCAGATGCTCCAGTACACCAAGCTCAAAAAGAAGATCGAGAATGGTGCTAAGTTCATTATACCCCAAGTTGGCTACGATGTCAGAAAGTACCACGAACTCTATCAATTTGTGAAGCACAATAACCTGCCCGGGTGTCTAATGGGAAATATTTACCTGCTGACTTATGGCGCTGCCAAAGCAATGAGTATGAATAAAGTCCCCGGATGTATTGTTACGGACAAGCTTGTTGCTGAACTGGAACAGGAAAAACAAAGCAGTGACAAGGGTGTTGCCGCCATGCTCGATAGGGCAGCGAAACTCTTTGCTATCCTGAAAGGTATGGGCTACAAAGGCGTTCATCTCGGCGGGCATAATACGACGTATGAACAAGTTGAATATATTATTGACCGTGGAAACGAATTGACCGCCAACTGGCAGGATTATATTCGGGAGTTTGACTATCCTCAAAAAAACGGTTTCTATGTTTACGCCAAAGATGAAAAGACCGGATTGAATACTGATCAAAAATCCAACGACTACAACAATTATGAGAAGAGCTTTGATTTGAATTATAAGATGTCTAGAGTTGTTCACAAGATGATGTTTGAACCCAACAAAGGAATGTTTGGCTTTATGCGCGGATTTTGTCATGCCATAAAGGACTCTGCGCTGGAAAAACCTTTCCACGGCATTGAGCATCTCGCCAAATCCTGCATGTACAATTGCCAGGACTGCGGTGACTGTGCGCTGATCGATGTAGCCTATGTCTGTCCAATGGGTAACTGTCCCAAGAACCAACGGAACGGCCCATGTGAAGGAAGCTACAACGGCTGGTGTGAAGTTTATCCGGACAAGCAAAAGTGCATTTGGGTCAAAGCCTATTACCGCTTAAAAGACTATTCTGAGGAAGAAAAGCTGAATTCCTATCATGTGAGCCCTTACAATTGGGAAAAACAGCATACTTCAGGCTGGATAAACTTTTTTGAAGGCCAGGACCACTCTGCAGAAAGACTTGGCATTAGACCTAGAACAAAGTCCAAAGAAAAAGAATAA